Proteins encoded within one genomic window of Brassica rapa cultivar Chiifu-401-42 chromosome A09, CAAS_Brap_v3.01, whole genome shotgun sequence:
- the LOC103841581 gene encoding L-2-hydroxyglutarate dehydrogenase, mitochondrial — protein MVSMVTTTFASGGDSKKKKKMLASLGRRWTRLSTRNLKPTWKLLNGRGVSGGAVTIAKERVDAVVIGAGVVGLAVARELSLRGREVLILDAASSFGTVTSSRNSEVIHAGIYYPPNSLKAKFCVRGRELLYRYCSEHGIAHRKIGKLVVATGSSEIPKLDLLMHLGTLNGVSGLRMLEGFEAMRMEPELRCVKALLSPESGIVDTHSFMLSLVGQAENSHATFSYNTVVLSGRVEEEKMHLFVAETGSVESRCEGVVAELELIPNLVVNSAGLGAQALAKRFHGLGHRFIPSSHYARGCYFTLSGAKSPPFDKLVYPIPEEGGLGVHVTVDLNGLVKFGPDVEWIECRDDTSSFLNKFDYGVNPQRAEKFYPEIRKYYPDLKDGSLEPGYSGIRPKLSGPKQHPVDFIIQGEETHGVPGLVNLFGIESPGLTSSLAIAEHIANKFL, from the exons ATGGTATCTATGGTCACTACCACATTTGCTTCAGGAGGAgattcaaagaagaagaagaagatgctaGCTTCTCTTGGTAGAAGATGGACGAGATTGTCAACGAGGAATCTAAAACCAACCTGGAAACTGCTCAACGGAAGAGGAGTAAGCGGCGGAGCGGTAACTATAGCTAAAGAGAGAGTCGACGCCGTCGTGATCGGTGCCGGAGTCGTGGGTTTAGCGGTGGCGCGCGAGCTCAGTCTCCGCGGAAGAGAAGTGCTTATCCTCGACGCCGCCTCATCGTTTGGCACAGTCACGAGTTCCCGCAACAGCGAGGTCATCCACGCCGGAATCTATTATCCTCCAAACTCTCTAAAG GCCAAGTTTTGTGTAAGAGGGAGGGAACTGTTGTATAGGTATTGCTCTGAACATGGAATCGCTCATAGGAAGATTGGCAAGCTTGTCGTTGCTACAGGATCCTCTGAGATACCGAAGCTTGATCTGTTGATGCATCTTGGAACTTTGAATGGGGTTTCGGGTTTAAGGATGTTGGAAGGTTTTGAAGCAATGAGGATGGAGCCGGAGCTTCGATGTGTTAAAGCATTGCTGTCTCCTGAGTCTGGGATAGTGGATACACATTCCTTCATGCTATCTTTAGTG GGACAAGCAGAGAACAGTCACGCAACGTTCTCATACAATACAGTGGTTTTAAGCGGTCGTGTTGAAGAAGAGAAGATGCATTTGTTTGTTGCTGAAACTGGATCGGTTGAGTCTCGGTGTGAGGGAGTAGTAGCTGAGCTTGAGCTGATACCTAACCTCGTTGTTAACTCCGCGGGGTTAGGTGCTCAAGCTCTGGCAAAGAGATTCCATGGGTTAGGTCACCGGTTCATTCCTTCGTCTCACTATGCTCGTGGATGCTACTTCACGCTGTCCGGTGCTAAGTCTCCTCCTTTTGATAAACTTGTGTATCCTATACCTGAGGAAGGAGGTCTTGGTGTTCATGTCACTGTTGATTTGAATGGGCTTGTGAAGTTTGGTCCTGATGTTGAGTGGATTGAATGCAGAGACGACACATCAAGCTTCCTCAACAA ATTTGATTATGGTGTAAACCCACAACGAGCTGAGAAATTCTACCCAGAGATCAGAAAGTACTACCCTGATCTCAAAGATGGATCATTGGAACCGGGTTATTCAGGCATCCGTCCCAAGCTTTCCGGACCAAAACAGCATCCAGTAGATTTTATCATACAG GGAGAGGAGACTCATGGAGTTCCTGGTCTTGTGAATCTCTTTGGCATCGAGTCGCCTGGTTTGACTTCAAGCTTGGCTATTGCAGAACATATAGCAAACAAGTTCTTATGA
- the LOC103841580 gene encoding ABSCISIC ACID-INSENSITIVE 5-like protein 2 isoform X1 → MDSQREARSQQSLNRQGSLYSLTLDEVQTHLGSSGKALGSMNLDELLKSVCSVDGNQPSSLAAHEGLSRQGSLTLPRDLSKKTVEEVWKDIQQDKNGGGSGHERRDKQPTLGEMTLEDLLLKAGVVTETVPGSNHGNGSAGMEQNIPQVAPWVQYHQLPSMPQPQSFMPYPVADMQAMVSQSSLMGGLSDTQTPGRKRVASGEVVEKTVERKQKRMIKNRESAARSRARKQAYTHELEIKVSRLEEENERLRRQKEVEKILPSAPPPLDPKRQLRRTSSAPF, encoded by the exons ATGGATTCTCAGAGGGAAGCTAGATCTCAACAGTCTTTGAATAGGCAAGGCTCTCTCTATAGCTTAACACTCGACGAGGTCCAAACCCACTTGGGGAGTTCTGGTAAAGCGCTTGGAAGCATGAATCTTGACGAGCTTCTCAAGAGTGTGTGCTCTGTTGATGGTAATCAGCCATCTTCCTTGGCAGCTCATGAAGGTCTCTCTCGTCAGGGGAGTTTGACTTTACCGCGGGATCTAAGCAAAAAGACAGTTGAAGAGGTCTGGAAAGACATTCAGCAGGACAAGAATGGAGGTGGTAGTGGTCATGAGAGGAGAGATAAGCAGCCTACCTTAGGTGAAATGACGCTTGAGGACTTGTTATTGAAAGCAGGAGTGGTGACCGAGACAGTTCCTGGTTCGAACCATGGGAATGGTAGTGCTGGTATGGAGCAAAACATACCTCAGGTTGCCCCATGGGTTCAGTATCATCAGCTGCCGTCAATGCCACAGCCTCAATCATTCATGCCGTATCCGGTTGCAGACATGCAAGCAATGGTGTCTCAGTCTTCTTTGATGGGTGGTTTATCAGATACGCAAACTCCAGGGAGGAAGAGGGTAGCTTCAGGAGAAGTTGTGGAGAAGACTGTAGAGAGGAAACAGAAGAGGATGATTAAGAACAGAGAGTCTGCAGCTCGTTCTCGAGCTAGGAAACAG GCTTACACTCATGAGCTAGAAATCAAAGTTTCACGgttagaagaagaaaacgaaAGACTCAGGAGGCAAAAG GAGGTAGAGAAGATCCTCCCAAGTGCACCACCACCACTTGATCCCAAGAGGCAGCTGAGGAGGACAAGCTCAGCTCCTTTCTGA
- the LOC103841580 gene encoding ABSCISIC ACID-INSENSITIVE 5-like protein 2 isoform X2, with protein sequence MNLDELLKSVCSVDGNQPSSLAAHEGLSRQGSLTLPRDLSKKTVEEVWKDIQQDKNGGGSGHERRDKQPTLGEMTLEDLLLKAGVVTETVPGSNHGNGSAGMEQNIPQVAPWVQYHQLPSMPQPQSFMPYPVADMQAMVSQSSLMGGLSDTQTPGRKRVASGEVVEKTVERKQKRMIKNRESAARSRARKQAYTHELEIKVSRLEEENERLRRQKEVEKILPSAPPPLDPKRQLRRTSSAPF encoded by the exons ATGAATCTTGACGAGCTTCTCAAGAGTGTGTGCTCTGTTGATGGTAATCAGCCATCTTCCTTGGCAGCTCATGAAGGTCTCTCTCGTCAGGGGAGTTTGACTTTACCGCGGGATCTAAGCAAAAAGACAGTTGAAGAGGTCTGGAAAGACATTCAGCAGGACAAGAATGGAGGTGGTAGTGGTCATGAGAGGAGAGATAAGCAGCCTACCTTAGGTGAAATGACGCTTGAGGACTTGTTATTGAAAGCAGGAGTGGTGACCGAGACAGTTCCTGGTTCGAACCATGGGAATGGTAGTGCTGGTATGGAGCAAAACATACCTCAGGTTGCCCCATGGGTTCAGTATCATCAGCTGCCGTCAATGCCACAGCCTCAATCATTCATGCCGTATCCGGTTGCAGACATGCAAGCAATGGTGTCTCAGTCTTCTTTGATGGGTGGTTTATCAGATACGCAAACTCCAGGGAGGAAGAGGGTAGCTTCAGGAGAAGTTGTGGAGAAGACTGTAGAGAGGAAACAGAAGAGGATGATTAAGAACAGAGAGTCTGCAGCTCGTTCTCGAGCTAGGAAACAG GCTTACACTCATGAGCTAGAAATCAAAGTTTCACGgttagaagaagaaaacgaaAGACTCAGGAGGCAAAAG GAGGTAGAGAAGATCCTCCCAAGTGCACCACCACCACTTGATCCCAAGAGGCAGCTGAGGAGGACAAGCTCAGCTCCTTTCTGA